In Desulfobulbus oralis, one DNA window encodes the following:
- a CDS encoding proton-conducting transporter membrane subunit, which produces MPEIAFATPIPVTSIAPLLAVLVPAAGTAVIFVLRRHCRLHCGIICAVAMLQLAASLYCLPAIQQGLALTYPVLHLLPGLALEFRADGLSLIPALALPGGWLLLALYAQFFLAAQPERQGGDRSCQALIITAASAVVFAGNLLTLCLCFCLLLLFSCLLMAGKRETGSAGAGRLYPSGLLFSALLSLLPLLLLIYSHTGTLHFSDDVSHGILENKAPDALMLLLYVLCMLGFVATGFMLPHGWTSGDLAARLPVTVLIQTLAVGNAGAFATVRVLLSIFGLGTLQRLHLDLATAWFFGGIAVVAAVCALLRSQLPERLTCSTISSLACIIMAAGMASPAAISGGMFLFASHSAAKLTAWFAAGMLLYRNRQTDLSAFAGAGRQAPIIFTLFILAVLSLGGIAPLAGFGSLWLMVNGAFAARHAEMIFVLAAVAILHLLAFAPFVHAGFCQPPAGKVAGQGRNAPAVRLLPLMAAGALTLGLDLIPFCLSGAGTALR; this is translated from the coding sequence ATGCCTGAAATCGCATTCGCCACACCCATTCCCGTTACAAGTATTGCGCCGCTGCTGGCTGTCCTTGTCCCTGCGGCCGGCACTGCGGTCATTTTCGTCCTGCGCCGTCACTGCCGCCTCCATTGCGGGATCATCTGTGCTGTGGCCATGCTGCAGCTCGCTGCAAGTCTGTACTGCCTTCCAGCCATCCAACAGGGCCTTGCTTTGACCTATCCGGTTTTGCACCTGCTGCCGGGGCTCGCCCTGGAATTCAGGGCGGACGGTCTCTCGCTCATTCCGGCTTTGGCGCTGCCTGGCGGCTGGCTGCTGCTGGCCCTGTACGCACAGTTCTTTTTGGCAGCACAACCCGAGCGGCAGGGAGGAGACAGGAGCTGCCAGGCCCTGATCATCACCGCGGCCAGCGCGGTCGTCTTTGCGGGTAATCTGCTCACGCTCTGTCTGTGCTTCTGCCTGCTTCTCCTGTTCTCCTGCCTCCTCATGGCCGGCAAGCGGGAGACCGGGTCAGCCGGCGCGGGCCGCCTGTACCCTTCAGGGCTGCTCTTTTCCGCATTGCTGTCGCTTCTGCCCCTGCTGCTGCTCATCTACAGCCATACCGGCACCCTGCACTTCAGCGACGATGTCAGCCACGGCATTCTGGAGAACAAGGCGCCGGACGCCCTTATGCTGCTGCTCTACGTTTTGTGCATGCTTGGTTTTGTTGCCACCGGTTTTATGCTCCCCCATGGCTGGACGAGCGGCGACCTGGCGGCCCGCTTGCCGGTCACGGTATTGATCCAGACCCTTGCCGTGGGCAATGCAGGAGCCTTTGCCACGGTTCGCGTCCTGCTCTCCATCTTCGGCCTGGGCACCCTGCAGCGTCTCCATCTGGATCTGGCAACGGCCTGGTTCTTTGGTGGTATTGCTGTGGTGGCCGCAGTCTGCGCACTGCTGCGGAGCCAACTTCCGGAGCGCCTGACCTGTTCCACCATCAGCTCTCTCGCCTGCATCATCATGGCGGCAGGCATGGCATCTCCGGCCGCTATCTCAGGCGGCATGTTCCTCTTTGCCAGTCACAGCGCCGCCAAGCTGACAGCCTGGTTCGCAGCCGGCATGCTGCTGTACAGAAACAGGCAGACAGACCTGTCGGCGTTTGCCGGTGCAGGCAGACAGGCGCCCATCATCTTTACCCTCTTCATCCTCGCCGTTCTTTCCCTGGGCGGGATTGCGCCCCTGGCCGGCTTTGGCAGCCTCTGGCTGATGGTCAACGGCGCATTCGCCGCCCGGCACGCCGAAATGATCTTCGTGCTGGCTGCGGTTGCCATCCTGCACCTGCTGGCCTTTGCGCCCTTTGTGCATGCAGGCTTCTGCCAGCCACCTGCTGGCAAGGTGGCCGGCCAGGGCCGAAACGCCCCGGCAGTCCGACTGCTGCCCCTCATGGCTGCCGGGGCGCTGACACTTGGTCTGGACCTGATACCCTTCTGCCTTTCCGGCGCAGGCACGGCGCTTCGATGA
- a CDS encoding proton-conducting transporter membrane subunit → MITSLHPAPVLLGAALLLPLLRSRPRSACLLLAPLAALADTILCCMNGGTMLDVSLKDAQLVPIQLNAPALVLCPALALLALLATLVNLHVRENGRHMASFLYVASALGVLCSQSWLRFLVFWELMTLMPVVLVWLDGHAGGRAAGYRFLCLQAVGMLLLVSGLALLLQSGGDPAFGSLAAAPPAAQWLMLSGFLMSAAVLPFHAWLPDLCSQTSPGGALLPGVVTITSATYALAQTCAGHEALPVLGLATTLYGLVRAAMADELRRLAAWATLAQNGLVVAALGLGTPDALAGAMLLSVGLVLSAALMFMGVGAVVLGTGRGHLHELGRLGSRMPITCGLMLAACLSFAAMPGFADYAGQTAIIAAFRARHEAAGWLLHFMAACILPACSLRIFWHLFCAPCPKAAAIKASDPPGHLLVAACLAALLSLLFGMVTGLYPMAGMTGMMHTQEAPFSAWPLLRAVERLCLGVLLFILCQALFRSGKARSAPAFFRPHVLELHREAQHPARSSAAWRRSAAALATRSLKHVLRFPEFCDRCLDMLMERCAVPVLGLGRALDCLPGSRVRYLLLQMLAAVALLIGLGLYAFYG, encoded by the coding sequence ATGATCACCAGCCTGCATCCTGCCCCTGTCCTTTTAGGAGCCGCGCTGCTGCTGCCCCTCCTCCGCAGCCGCCCGCGCAGCGCCTGTCTGCTGCTGGCGCCACTGGCAGCGCTTGCAGACACCATACTTTGCTGCATGAACGGCGGCACCATGCTTGATGTTTCCCTGAAAGACGCGCAGCTCGTTCCAATCCAGCTCAACGCCCCGGCCCTCGTCTTGTGCCCCGCACTGGCGCTGCTGGCCCTGCTGGCGACCCTTGTCAACCTGCATGTCCGGGAGAACGGCAGGCACATGGCCTCCTTTTTGTATGTGGCCAGTGCTCTGGGCGTGTTGTGCAGCCAGTCCTGGCTCAGATTTCTGGTCTTCTGGGAACTGATGACGCTGATGCCTGTCGTCCTGGTCTGGCTGGATGGCCATGCAGGCGGCCGCGCGGCCGGATACCGCTTCCTGTGCCTGCAGGCTGTTGGCATGCTCCTGCTTGTCAGCGGTCTGGCGCTCCTGCTGCAGAGCGGCGGCGACCCTGCCTTCGGCTCACTGGCCGCAGCCCCGCCTGCAGCGCAGTGGCTGATGCTGTCGGGATTTTTGATGAGTGCCGCCGTGCTGCCCTTTCACGCCTGGCTGCCTGACCTCTGCAGCCAGACATCGCCCGGCGGGGCACTGTTGCCGGGTGTGGTCACCATCACGAGCGCCACCTACGCATTGGCCCAGACCTGTGCAGGCCACGAAGCGCTGCCTGTGCTGGGTCTGGCCACGACACTCTATGGCCTGGTCCGGGCGGCAATGGCCGATGAACTCCGCCGGCTGGCAGCCTGGGCCACTCTGGCGCAAAACGGTCTGGTGGTGGCGGCTCTCGGTCTGGGCACCCCCGATGCCCTGGCCGGCGCCATGCTCCTCTCCGTTGGCCTCGTGCTGTCCGCCGCTCTTATGTTCATGGGCGTCGGGGCCGTTGTTCTGGGCACCGGCAGGGGCCATCTGCACGAACTGGGAAGACTGGGCAGCCGCATGCCCATCACCTGCGGCCTGATGCTGGCAGCCTGCCTCTCCTTTGCCGCAATGCCCGGCTTTGCGGACTATGCCGGCCAAACGGCCATTATCGCAGCCTTCCGCGCCCGCCACGAAGCGGCTGGCTGGCTGCTGCATTTCATGGCAGCCTGCATCCTGCCTGCCTGCAGCCTCAGGATATTCTGGCACCTGTTCTGCGCACCCTGCCCGAAGGCAGCCGCAATCAAGGCCAGCGATCCGCCCGGGCACCTGCTCGTGGCCGCCTGTCTTGCCGCCCTCCTGAGTCTGCTGTTTGGCATGGTCACGGGCCTGTATCCCATGGCAGGCATGACAGGCATGATGCATACGCAGGAGGCACCCTTCAGCGCCTGGCCTCTGCTGCGTGCGGTGGAGCGGCTCTGCCTGGGCGTCCTGCTCTTTATCCTGTGTCAAGCGCTGTTCAGGTCCGGAAAAGCCCGGTCAGCGCCCGCCTTTTTCCGGCCCCACGTCCTGGAGCTGCACCGGGAGGCGCAGCATCCGGCTCGCTCAAGTGCCGCCTGGCGCCGCAGCGCCGCGGCCCTTGCAACGCGATCCCTGAAGCATGTGCTCCGTTTTCCCGAGTTCTGTGACCGCTGTCTCGACATGCTGATGGAGCGCTGCGCTGTTCCTGTCCTGGGTCTGGGCCGCGCACTCGACTGTCTGCCAGGCAGCCGGGTGCGGTACCTGTTGCTGCAAATGCTGGCGGCCGTGGCCCTGCTGATCGGCCTTGGCCTGTATGCATTTTACGGCTGA
- a CDS encoding complex I subunit 4 family protein: MQHLVINNGFPWLSLLLLLPLAGALLLPLIGRERPARLLALAVTLGNTLATLPVLHGFVSGSKTFQFMQLHSWIPQLHINYAVGLDGPAAFLLLLITGLMPFAMLALWHTPALHPGPALPCLLMLESAMVGLVIALDFVLFFLFWVAMLMPLYLLLAPAGSETSRRAAARFCLLAMAASAPLLVLGIGLYLENGTFFLPAMMWQACDPNRQLHILLAFLLALMVRIPLFPCHTWLPSVLSGAPPAATLILTALLPGLSLCGLLRFCIPLCPDAFLRLAPNMLYLSAIGALYGGWAALCQKNLHRLLAHVLICNIALITLGVFSGAAQSLQGSVLHLIHLSLLCTGLCLCLGLLARRGLQPDLEQAAASLARMPRLAACFGLLALAACALPCTSGFAGALLILSGTGTDRLALQLLAAAGLILAAIALLRLPALALCAPRPSGSGRTADLSLRELLPLAPVLLMMLWLGLAPQGFLAALQPDLSELLQHMQDWQAGQRHSLFP, encoded by the coding sequence ATGCAGCATCTTGTCATCAATAACGGCTTCCCCTGGCTCAGCCTGCTGCTCCTGCTGCCGCTTGCCGGGGCGCTCCTGCTGCCCCTCATCGGCCGGGAGCGCCCTGCCCGCCTGCTGGCCCTGGCCGTCACCCTGGGCAACACGCTCGCCACCCTGCCGGTGCTGCACGGCTTTGTCAGCGGCAGCAAGACCTTCCAGTTCATGCAGTTGCATTCCTGGATCCCACAGTTGCACATCAACTATGCCGTGGGTCTTGACGGCCCGGCCGCCTTCCTCCTGCTGCTGATCACAGGCCTCATGCCCTTTGCCATGCTTGCCCTGTGGCATACGCCGGCCCTGCACCCGGGCCCTGCCCTGCCCTGCCTGCTGATGCTGGAAAGCGCCATGGTGGGCCTGGTCATTGCCCTTGATTTCGTCCTCTTTTTCCTGTTCTGGGTGGCCATGCTCATGCCGCTGTACCTGCTGCTGGCCCCTGCAGGCAGCGAAACGTCCCGGCGCGCCGCAGCCAGATTCTGCCTCCTGGCCATGGCCGCATCCGCCCCGCTTCTGGTGCTTGGCATTGGCCTGTACCTGGAAAACGGCACCTTCTTCCTGCCGGCCATGATGTGGCAGGCCTGCGATCCGAACCGGCAGCTGCACATCCTGCTGGCCTTTTTGCTGGCGCTCATGGTCCGAATCCCGCTCTTCCCCTGCCACACCTGGCTGCCCTCCGTCCTGAGCGGAGCACCGCCTGCCGCGACCCTGATTCTGACAGCCCTCCTGCCCGGCCTGAGCCTCTGCGGCCTGCTGAGGTTTTGCATACCCCTGTGCCCCGACGCCTTTCTGCGACTGGCGCCGAACATGCTTTACCTGAGCGCAATCGGCGCGCTTTACGGCGGCTGGGCCGCTCTCTGCCAGAAAAACCTGCACCGCCTGCTCGCCCATGTCCTGATCTGCAACATCGCGCTGATCACGCTGGGTGTTTTTTCCGGGGCCGCGCAAAGTCTGCAAGGCTCGGTACTGCATCTGATCCACCTCAGCCTGCTGTGCACGGGTCTGTGCCTCTGCCTGGGCCTGCTGGCCAGGCGTGGCCTACAGCCGGACCTCGAACAGGCGGCCGCCTCCCTGGCCCGCATGCCCAGACTGGCAGCCTGCTTTGGCCTGCTGGCGCTGGCCGCCTGCGCCCTGCCCTGCACCAGCGGCTTTGCCGGCGCCCTGCTGATCCTGAGCGGAACCGGGACAGACAGGCTGGCCCTGCAACTGTTGGCCGCAGCAGGCCTCATCCTGGCGGCAATCGCCCTGCTGCGTCTGCCGGCGCTGGCGCTGTGCGCCCCCCGCCCGTCCGGCTCCGGCAGGACAGCGGATCTGAGCCTCCGGGAACTCCTGCCGCTCGCCCCGGTTCTGCTCATGATGCTTTGGCTGGGCCTGGCGCCCCAGGGCTTTCTCGCCGCCCTGCAGCCAGACCTGTCCGAACTGCTGCAACATATGCAGGACTGGCAGGCAGGCCAGCGGCACAGCCTTTTTCCCTGA